From Nitrospiraceae bacterium:
GCCTCAACTTCCTGTTCTCATCGTCAACTCCGACCGAGAGATACGTTGGGCCTTCACCGAAAGACTTACGGCCAAAGGTTATGAGGTGGAGAGTGCGCCAGATGGGAAGACGTGTCTCGAACGGATTCAGCACCAAGATTTCAGCGTGGTGCTTCTTAGTTCCCATTTACCTGATCAGGATGGCATCTCGCTGTTGACCGCGATCCGATTCATGCATCCGAGACTTCCAGTCATTTTTATGACAGCCGCGGGTCAATCGCCCATTGCTCTCGAACGAGGGGCCTTTGCTGTATTGCCTCTGCCATGTCCGGCAGACGAATTTTACGACGTGGTCCAGCGAGGAATTTCTCTAAGGGAAGCCCGTTGATATGGGCTACTGCGCCGTCTGAATCGGCGGTTGGTTTAGGTGTGATGTTTATGCCCTTCACGATTCGTCCCTACCGTCGCTTTCCTGTGCAATGTGTTGTGAGATACCACGCGAAACTCTAGTTACTGATAGCCGTCCTGTTACTGAGTGTTGGACCAGTGTATGCGGAGTGGGTGCGGGTTGAGAAAAACGACCAAGCAGAGATGACTGTATACGTTGATCCAGACACCATTCGTCGCAACGGGGATGTGGTGGAGTTGTGGGCATTGCTGGACTTTAAGAGAATACAAACCGAGCCAGGCCACGCGTATTTGTCGGCAAAGGCTCATCGTGAAATCGATTGCACCGAAGAGCGCATCCGATTGCTTGCACTGGCGGCCTTCTCTGGCAACATGGGCAGTGGTGAGGTGGTGTATCGCTACTCAGACTCCAACGATCAGGGAATCTCAGTTGAACCAGGCAGTGTTGCAGAAAGTCTGCTCAACTTTGTGTGCAACGAGAAGTGATTGCCCAGTACAGGACCGACCAACACTCCAAACGCGAAACCATAACCATCGAAGAAACGACCCACGACAAGATCAACGATCAGATTGGGTCGAAACAGAAGTGAAATCCCTTTACTGGTATCGGCAATTTGTCATGACACTTTTCGCACCCTTTCTCAGTCCGTTACAGAGAGAACGAGACCGCATTCGTGCAGAGATTCTTGGCATTCACGGCTTGATGCCACTGCTCATGAAGCAACGCAATGGCCTCCACTGGACCGCCGAAGATCGGGCCCAACTCTCCCACCATCTTCGCCATTTGACCGCTCTGAGTCCGTACCTCGTAGTTTTCCTAGCCCCAGGTTCGTTCGTGCTGTTTCCCGTTGTCGCGTGGTGGCTTGATCGTCGTCGATTGAGACGGCGAGATAAGCAGACTCAATTGTCGGATGCCGCCGAGCCTTCAGGGAAGCACCCATGATTGACCATTGTGCGTTCGAAAAACGCTTGCAGTGTATGCTTATGTCTGATACCGAACTGTCCGCTTTTACCACCGACTCCACTGGCGGGGACGCAATGCTTGAAGCATTGGGACCGAGAGCGTGAGCGTCCCGGGTGGGGTTATGGGCTGATCCAAATCCAGTGCCACCGTGGCAGTGGAGGAAACAACAAAGATAGGCTATTGTGCTGTGTTAATTAGCCTTGAGCACTGACTAGAAAGGAGTTTCCATGCTTACCGCGAATTCCCGTTTGCTTATTGTCGTGAGTCTTGTGTCCGGTCTCATCGGAGGAATTTTTGCAACCTTCTTACTCGTAGGGAGTTCAGTCATTGCCCAGCCCACTCCACCGGAAACACCACAAGTAATCAGTGCCCAGGAATTTCGTCTCGTGGATACCAAGGGCCGTATACGGGCCATCCTCGACCTCTCTGACCAGGGAGAGCCTTACTTTCAACTGAAAGATAAGTCCGACACGGACCGGGTGTGGATCGGCATTTCATCAGAAACTGGGATAGCTGTGCGCGACGTGGATGGCAGGACCAGGCTTGTCTTGAGTGTAGATGAAGAGGGAAAGCCGTCACTCGTAGTACGAGACCGGGAACACCACACCAAGGAGTTTCACCCCTAAGCTGAAGCGGTGCCGAGAGAGACCGAGAAGGCGGGGTATCGAGTGGAGGGGAATTGTCCGTGAGAGTTATCCTGTGCCACCGTGAGATTGACGGAAAAGGAGACGATCATGAAGATGCTCACCATCGTTTGCCGGGAGAAGTTCAAAGAGGAGATGCTGGTGCTGTTTGGCACCCTGGGAATCAAGGGGTACACGGTGATGTCCGGGGCGGGGGGTAGCGGCGAGACGGGCACGGTCTCTGGGACTCACGGCTGGACTGATCGAAACATGCTGTTCCTTGTAGCCCTCGACAATGATCCGATGGCTAGACTGGTGAAAGCCGTGAAGAAGTTGTATGCCGACCTGGTGATAGCGCACGGCGGACATGAGGTCGCACTCAAGGTGTTCCTCCAGCCCTGCGAAGTGATTCTGTAACGAGTTAGAAGCCAATCCCAAACCAGTGCCGCCGTGGGAGTGGCGGAGACAGCGCAAGTAGTCCTTCTCGCCCCTATTCAGCGCGGATGGAAATACCGCAGGTGAGCAAGGGTGCCCCTAGGAGGTACGCCGAACACTCTACCTACGGGCAGAAAGTTCCGGCTTGGGCTTCTCTGATGATCCGCCCATGAAGTGGAGGGGCTTTTCCCCGGTGAGGTTCTGCGGCTGCACAATATAATCACCGGTCATCGAAGGAATCCACACCGCCTTGGCAGCCGCCGTGTCTCCTCCACTCATCACCCAGGTGAGGCCACCCACGATGCCCCCGCCGAGCGCATAGGCGACCTTCACGGCCCCATACGGAATGGTAGCGAGCCAGCTAGCTGCTTGTAGTCCCGCCGCTCTTTCCGGGCCGGTTCCCGGCTGTTCCTCCGCAGCA
This genomic window contains:
- a CDS encoding response regulator; its protein translation is MPFFTRLSNASPQLPVLIVNSDREIRWAFTERLTAKGYEVESAPDGKTCLERIQHQDFSVVLLSSHLPDQDGISLLTAIRFMHPRLPVIFMTAAGQSPIALERGAFAVLPLPCPADEFYDVVQRGISLREAR
- a CDS encoding surface-adhesin E family protein, producing the protein MRVEKNDQAEMTVYVDPDTIRRNGDVVELWALLDFKRIQTEPGHAYLSAKAHREIDCTEERIRLLALAAFSGNMGSGEVVYRYSDSNDQGISVEPGSVAESLLNFVCNEK